The DNA sequence TCCACGTCGAGAACGTGGGCGGCATGATCGACGAGGTGCTGAACATGCGCGTGTGGTTCGGCGCCTTCCCGTTCCGCTTCAAAGGCGGCGAGGCGGCGTTCTGCCGCTGCTTCGCCTTCGTGCAGAAGTGACCGCCGCCCGAGGCGGCGACGCGTCGGGCCGGGCCGCAGCCCCGGGGCCGCTCGACGGGCTGCTCATCGCCGACCTGACGCGGGCGCTCGCCGGTCCGTATTGCACGATGATGCTGGCCGATCTCGGCGCGCGGGTGATCAAGGTCGAGGCCCCCGACGGCGGCGACGACACGCGCGGCTGGGGCCCGCCCTTCATCGAGGGCGAGAGCGCCTATTTCATTTGCATCAACCGCAACAAGGAGAGCTTCACGCTCAACCTCAAGGACGCGCGCGGCCGGGAGCTGCTGTGGCGGCTGCTGGCCCGCGCCGATGTGCTGGTCGAAAACTTTCGGCCCGGCACGATCGACCGGCTGGGGTTCGGCTACCGGACGGTGCGGGCGCGGCTGCCGCGCCTCGTGTACTGCTCGATCTCGGGGTTTGGCCAGACCGGTCCGTACCGCGAGCGGCCCGCCTATGATCTCATCGTGCAGGGGATGGGCGGGCTGATGGCGATCACGGGCGAGCCGGACGGCAATCCAATGCGGGTGGGTGTCGCCGTCGCCGACATCTGCGCCGGGATGTTTTCCGCCTACGGCATTCTCGCCGCGCTGCGCGCGCGCGACCGGACCGGGCAGGGGCAGTGGGTAGACGCGGCGATGCTCGACGGCCAGGTGGCGTGGATGACGTACATGGCCGCCAATTACTTTGCGACCGGGGACAACCCGCCGCGGGTCGGCTCCGCGCACACGAACCTGGTGCCGTATCAGCCGTTCGCGACCAAAGACGGCTACGTCACCGTGACGGTGGGCAGCGAAGGGTTGTGGCGGCG is a window from the bacterium genome containing:
- a CDS encoding CoA transferase, which produces MTAARGGDASGRAAAPGPLDGLLIADLTRALAGPYCTMMLADLGARVIKVEAPDGGDDTRGWGPPFIEGESAYFICINRNKESFTLNLKDARGRELLWRLLARADVLVENFRPGTIDRLGFGYRTVRARLPRLVYCSISGFGQTGPYRERPAYDLIVQGMGGLMAITGEPDGNPMRVGVAVADICAGMFSAYGILAALRARDRTGQGQWVDAAMLDGQVAWMTYMAANYFATGDNPPRVGSAHTNLVPYQPFATKDGYVTVTVGSEGLWRRFCRALEVPFVDDPRFATNAARVEHRRELLNALDPVFRSRTTAEWLARLLEAGVPAGPISRIDEVMTDPQVLHREMVVDVDHPRAGRVRVNGVPLKFSDTPGAVRTPPPTLGQHTASVLSELGCAAAQVESLRAAGVV